A stretch of Aspergillus nidulans FGSC A4 chromosome VI DNA encodes these proteins:
- the pex6 gene encoding AAA family ATPase peroxin 6 (transcript_id=CADANIAT00010163) has translation MDLERHEFSSDQSIRRRRNFARKRLRNKTALSARLSLDHRLRGSVGVVSDDLANDLFQPPDPTDDFQDDSGIRYIAISPYLPGPSSVEALTWTIVPVRPQSAGRSNESPLPKSTIIFPDSADSLQPFVRALSKLDPTRQSPHTLRLIEIRVMDVVPLPLDTIYVTVERDLLRNHDDVQSRFGGGFTSNMNGPNGLWAKGKGAESKKYSKKAAAEVEGRLTAAVREALGTQRVVHTGDSLPLPLPPHPITYAPAPPALISFCEPVSQGLLLPTTKIVLIQARPHGNRAQRSLRPASGFLKQVAEDEADDTSNEQFYSAAEDKPVDDSTEMESTSNAEESETEGSGGNTSDTSDDSLDDMISLSAPELPQPATGVMSGMTSATPRARRMDGIHTPGSMVSNLTSSTLRPGRQGGGKVFKAEGLLRRVPNELLYPKPRDDDDVEAVVFVDISTLAKIGCFSGDWVRIEASEEPQANIFSSINLGSFNEQYGEGDWRAVKIYGLPGLPSAKPRYSIKQSGDRRLSFSQRPGVRMTPSVFVPPLLLNNMDNPRYLRISPMSLGGIGVPKSGVLHQMKTAARSPPVAKEVTLLKVSTPVSMDRALQPALFSALKQYFESKRRLLKSGDLLGISIDETLGRAVFAGTGADGQDDDITTKLGPGLDTNRAGPKKIGVAWFRVGQVIPSLPEDQDDFGEFDWGGVAVIDSATTRMVQAGSDVSRIPNTLNNGWEYWLGTKSIPKPVVDTQTIHGVVTEVPQPFVSPIQQRVRDLMAVATSSRAIQLGMKPVVILLRSQQRHIGKASLATRACAEIGLHTFPIDAYDILTEGGANGGDVKTEAYLKARAERAFHCGADCTALLIKHIEVLTADRIVSAMTEILADARVIIATTTDVEQIPEAIRSMFTHEFELTAPEEKEREGILRNAVSERSIKLAPDVDLGTVALKTAALVAGDLVDVVERASVARSTRLEKLAESASKQSPTSKITVRDVLLAGGEAVRGVTKADFDAAVDAARKNFADSIGAPKIPNVSWEDVGGLTNVKDALVETIQLPLERPELFAKGMKKRSGILFYGPPGTGKTLLAKAIATEFSLNFFSVKGPELLNMYIGESEANVRRVFQRARDARPCVVFFDELDSVAPKRGNQGDSGGVMDRIVSQLLAELDGMNGGEENSGGVFVIGATNRPDLLDTALLRPGRFDKMLYLGVSDTHEKQATILEALTRKFALAPDLSLARVSERLPLTYTGADLYALCSDAMLKAITRKATAVDEKIKQLPGGPVSTAYFFDHLSTPDDVAVMVTEEDFVAAQSELVPSVSAKELEHFERIRQMFESTDKDKQKQDANPAPTPNTIGDAIEALKLGHDINGYIGDPVTNGGDQPLSPTGTGKGKGKQPAYGSMRSVSGQSVSSSRGKGKAATSGGKSSLKSKSVSAANGNADSDSSLDGPLMGSGARGGVNSDGDDDDDDNDYIVRTDHLAKTDADGEDVD, from the exons ATGGACCTCGAACGACACGAGTTCAGCTCCGATCAGTCCAtacgccgaagaagaaacttCGCTCGGAAGCGGCTACGGAACAAAACGGCACTCTCTGCGCGTCTCTCGCTAGATCACCGTTTGCGCGGCAGTGTTGGCGTCGTCTCAGACGATCTGGCCAACGACCTCTTCCAGCCCCCAGATCCAACTG ATGACTTTCAAGATGACTCCGGTATACGTTATATCGCGATTTCTCCATACTTGCCCGGCCCGAGTTCCGTTGAGGCTTTGACGTGGACTATTGTGCCAGTTCGGCCGCAGTCGGCCGGTCGCTCAAATGAATCGCCGCTGCCTAAGTCGACAATCATATTCCCCGACTCTGCTGATTCCCTGCAGCCGTTTGTCCGTGCTTTGAGCAAGCTCGACCCCACCCGGCAGTCTCCGCATACACTACGGTTGATTGAGATCCGCGTTATGGACGTTGTTCCTTTGCCGTTGGATACAATCTACGTGACCGTGGAGCGGGATCTTCTGCGCAATCATGATGATGTCCAGAGCagatttggaggaggatTCACGTCTAACATGAACGGGCCCAATGGGCTCTGGGCGAAGGGGAAGGGGGCAGAATCCAAAAAATACTCAAAGAAGGCTGCCGCCGAGGTAGAAGGAAGGCTCACAGCCGCGGTGCGCGAGGCGCTGGGGACGCAGCGGGTGGTGCATACCGGCGATTCGCTGCCGCTCCCTCTACCGCCGCATCCGATCACCTATGctccagcgcctccagcCCTAATTTCCTTCTGTGAACCGGTCTCGCAAGGCCTCCTGCTGCCCACCACCAAGATCGTACTCATTCAGGCACGCCCACACGGCAATCGCGCCCAGCGAAGCTTGCGGCCAGCGTCCGGCTTCCTCAAACAAGTGGCCGAGGACGAGGCAGACGACACTTCCAACGAGCAGTTCTACTCGGCTGCTGAGGATAAACCGGTTGATGACAGCACCGAGATGGAGAGCACATCCAACGCGGAAGAATCCGAAACTGAAGGATCCGGCGGGAACACGAGCGATACGTCAGACGACTCGCTGGATGACATGATTTCGCTTAGTGCACCCGAGCTACCGCAGCCGGCCACAGGTGTCATGTCTGGGATGACTTCTGCTACGCCTCGCGCTCGACGCATGGATGGGATCCATACTCCTGGGTCGATGGTGTCGAACCTCACTTCCTCCACTCTCCGTCCTGGCCGGCAGGGCGGCGGGAAGGTGTTCAAAGCAGAGGGCTTGCTGCGTAGGGTCCCGAACGAACTCCTCTACCCGAAGCCAAgggacgatgacgatgtgGAGGCCGTAGTCTTTGTGGACATCAGCACATTAGCCAAGATCGGCTGCTTTTCCGGGGACTGGGTTCGCATTGAGGCGTCCGAAGAGCCGCAAGCAAACATTTTCTCCTCTATTAATCTCGGAAGCTTTAATGAACAATACGGAGAGGGCGATTGGCGCGCAGTCAAGATTTACGGTCTGCCTGGGCTTCCCTCTGCCAAGCCTCGCTATTCGATCAAGCAATCTGGTGATAGGCGTTTAAGCTTTTCCCAACGGCCTGGTGTGCGCATGACACCGTCAGTCTTTGTACCACCATTACTGCTCAATAATATGGATAATCCAAGATACCTCCGTATATCTCCAATGAGTCTCGGTGGCATCGGGGTTCCCAAGTCCGGTGTTTTGCATCAGATGAAAACGGCAGCTCGCAGCCCCCCTGTGGCGAAGGAGGTGACCTTGCTAAAGGTCAGCACGCCGGTTTCAATGGATCGTGCGTTGCAACCAGCCCTCTTTTCGGCCCTAAAACAGTATTTCGAGTCGAAGCGGCGACTCCTAAAAAGTGGCGATCTACTTGGAATCAGCATCGATGAAACCCTCGGTAGGGCTGTTTTTGCGGGGACTGGTGCCGATGGTCAGGACGATGACATTACAACCAAACTAGGGCCTGGGCTTGACACTAACCGAGCTGGGCCGAAGAAAATCGGCGTTGCTTGGTTCCGTGTCGGTCAAGTCATTCCTAGCTTGCCCGAGGATCAGGATGACTTTGGCGAATTCGATTGGGGAGGTGTTGCTGTTATAGATTCAGCAACTACGCGGATGGTCCAGGCTGGCAGCGACGTCAGCCGTATTCCGAACACGCTCAACAACGGCTGGGAATACTGGCTCGGGACTAAATCTATCCCAAAGCCAGTAGTCGACACGCAAACGATACATGGTGTCGTTACCGAGGTGCCGCAACCATTCGTCTCGCCTATTCAGCAACGCGTCCGGGACCTTATGGCTGTAGCTACGAGCTCCCGCGCGATTCAGCTTGGAATGAAGCCGGTGGTTATCCTTTTGAGATCGCAACAACGGCATATCGGCAAGGCCAGTTTGGCGACTCGGGCGTGCGCAGAAATTGGGCTTCATACCTTCCCTATCGATGCCTACGACATCCTGACCGAAGGCGGTGCCAACGGTGGCGATGTCAAGACCGAGGCTTATCTTAAAGCTAGAGCGGAGCGGGCCTTCCATTGCGGTGCTGACTGCACGGCTCTTCTAATCAAGCATATTGAGGTTTTGACTGCGGACCGAATAGTCTCTGCCATGACTGAGATCCTGGCTGACGCTAGGGTTATTATTGCCACCACCACGGACGTGGAGCAGATCCCTGAGGCTATCCGGAGCATGTTTACGCATGAGTTCGAGCTTACCGCTcccgaagagaaagagcgaGAGGGCATACTGCGGAACGCCGTCTCCGAGCGCAGTATCAAACTGGCACCAGACGTCGATCTAGGCACGGTCGCCCTCAAAACGGCGGctcttgttgctggagaCCTAGTGGATGTCGTCGAGCGCGCCTCGGTTGCGCGGTCCACTCGATTGGAGAAGCTTGCTGAATCCGCGAGCAAACAATCGCCCACCTCCAAGATTACTGTCCGGGACGTCCTCCTTGCTGGGGGAGAGGCAGTGCGAGGAGTTACCAAGGCGGATTTTGATGCCGCTGTAGAcgcggcgaggaagaacttTGCTGACTCTATTGGCGCTCCAAAGATTCCTAATGTCAGCTGGGAAGACGTTGGCGGATTGACGAACGTCAAGGATGCTCTAGTTGAGACCATTCAGTTACCTTTGGAGCGGCCCGAACTGTTTGCAAAGGgcatgaagaagaggagtgGTATCTTGTTCTACGGTCCTCCTGGCACTGGAAAAACCCTTCTCGCCAAGGCCATCGCCACGGAATTCTCCTTGAACTTCTTCTCTGTCAAGGGGCCGGAACTGCTCAACATGTACATTGGTGAATCTGAGGCGAATGTCCGACGCGTTTTCCAGCGGGCGCGCGATGCACGCCCTTGTGTTGTCTTCTTCGATGAACTCGACTCTGTTGCTCCTAAACGAGGTAATCAAGGCGACAGTGGCGGTGTCATGGATCGAATCGTCAGTCAGCTTCTTGCAGAGCTCGACGGTATGAACGGCGGAGAGGAGAACAGCGGCGGCGTGTTTGTCATTGGTGCCACCAACCGACCTGACCTTCTCGACACGGCCCTTCTTCGTCCCGGCCGTTTCGACAAGATGCTGTACCTTGGAGTTTCTGATACTCATGAGAAGCAAGCCACCATCCTCGAAGCTTTGACGAGAAAGTTTGCTCTCGCTCCGGACCTCTCGCTCGCCCGCGTCTCCGAACGGTTACCTCTTACATATACTGGTGCCGATCTCTATGCCCTTTGCTCCGATGCCATGCTCAAGGCAATCACACGCAAAGCTACAGCAGTAGATGAAAAGATTAAGCAACTCCCAGGCGGTCCGGTCAGCACAGCGTACTTCTTCGACCATCTTTCCACTCCTGATGATGTTGCCGTGATGGTCACCGAGGAAGATTTTGTCGCGGCGCAGAGCGAGCTTGTTCCTAGCGTCAG CGCCAAAGAATTGGAGCACTTCGAACGCATCCGCCAAATGTTCGAATCTACCGACAAGGACAAACAGAAACAGGACGCCAATCCAGCACCCACGCCGAACACAATCGGCGACGCAATTGAGGCCCTCAAACTTGGACACGATATAAATGGCTACATCGGAGACCCTGTCACAAATGGCGGCGACCAACCACTCTCTCCTACCGGCACAGGCAAAGGGAAAGGGAAACAGCCAGCATATGGCAGCATGCGGAGTGTCAGCGGGCAGTCTGTAAGCAGCAGTAGAGGCAAGGGCAAAGCTGCCACTTCTGGCGGGAAGTCATCCTTGAAGAGCAAGTCTGTTTCTGCCGCGAATGGCAACGCCGACTCGGACTCTTCCCTTGATGGGCCTTTGATGGGCTCGGGCGCTCGAGGTGGTGTCAATAgtgatggagatgatgatgatgacgataaTGATTATATCGTAAGGACGGATCATTTGGCAAAGACGGATGCCGACGGTGAGGATGTTGACTAA
- a CDS encoding uncharacterized protein (transcript_id=CADANIAT00010164) translates to MSRLKESKQAGRRLLLNYIDAVAAVNPTKVVFTQIISFDPPVQYDLTYQELASIVNRQAWWLAECLHGKARDVTIAYVGPSDARHLILSLAAVRAGSRLLLLSPRNSVAIHEHLIKETQSAAILYDSSFSTAITELTSLSQITAVQAPGLVDLLSDTTLANEYPYGDTFKDASDKPLVVFHTSGSTGMPKPVTFVHSALAAVDSLRELYSEDSYRVSVHRVIDAVEATYNGCPLFHTAGFVVSFFLVFSGCVTVIGPPDQPSSPQMFKQILHSTHTQGALLPPLVIDQIAEEPAMVEEAAKLKFLTYGGGSVSRAAGDLLSKRTNLINVLGSSECGLIGAYMTEPEHWDWFHFAEKEMGIKWEPVDEAKEKPEFFEMVLRREELPQKQAVFANFPDLDEWHMRDIFYRHPTIPYYYKYQSRKDDVIVFSTGEKTNPIDVEAGINSLPGVAASLVVGHKRPYPVLLVELAASATVDDTLPDIHRVLEELNKLSMKYAQIHRGDVLFAEPEKPFVRTPKGTINRSQTNKLYAEEIEALYSSATEIPDQALQARLDPSTDETLTESIAAMVGDLTEVKDLGISDDFFASGLDSRQVQILAATLARSLPDQKDVLFLRNAVYMNPTASGLVNYIRRNATEDVSATLDALFEKYEAIRALAYPVTNEPLLGLHEEAYTHLVSTVTEVIHCQWPVTFNLPLALFEPQFAGIVNLVQLAYDSQQNARIIFLSSIATIQGWDKGTPVPEAPLDLIKYTQGGYGQSKMLASKLLGQAVATSGVHSAVCRVGQVGGPIHGDGKWPERDWFPTLLRASEVMGVLPNSIGHFDDVDWLPVDSLSAALVTLALDLDDLDTEQTGPKTNKGAAYYHFTNPSVSSYPELIPAITRHLANGTSTMKLELVDTLAEWTERLAAWTPTSNGTDSGESKAVESYMTAATALLEFYQGLASNLDQPNVMLDTTLTTGKIPYLTTVGAVNESWIELWLDQWGFRK, encoded by the exons ATGTCTCGCCTCAAGGAATCCAAGCAAGCTGGACGCAGATTACTGCTCAACTACATTGATGCCGTGGCTGCTGTGAACCCTACCAAAGTAGTCTTCACCCAGATCATCTCCTTTGATCCACCAGTTCAATACGACCTCACGTATCAGGAGCTGGCGAGCATCGTCAACCGTCAGGCCTGGTGGCTGGCTGAGTGTCTTCATGGGAAAGCCAGAGACGTCACCATCGC CTACGTGGGCCCCAGCGATGCTAGGCACCTGATTCTGTCTCTCGCTGCAGTGAGGGCCGGTTCGAGG CTGCTACTACTATCCCCACGGAACAGTGTTGCAATCCATGAGCATCTCATAAAGGAGACCCAGAGTGCCGCAATCCTATATGattcctcattctcaaccGCGATCACTGAGTTGACCTCCCTCAGCCAGATAACTGCCGTGCAAGCTCCAGGGCTCGTGGACCTTCTTTCAGACACCACGCTTGCGAACGAATATCCCTATGGGGATACCTTTAAGGATGCGTCAGACAAGCCACTTGTG GTTTTCCATACCAGCGGCTCTACGGGGATGCCCAAGCCTGTGACCTTTGTCCACTCCGCCCTGGCAGCTGTCGACAGTTTACGGGAACTATACTCAGAGGACTCCTACCGCGTTAGTGTTCATCGGGTCATAGATGCTGTGGAAGCCACCTACAACGGGTGTCCCCTCTTCCATACTGCTGGTTTCGTCGTGAGCTTTTTCCTCGTATTTAGTGGCTGCGTCACGGTCATTGGACCCCCCGACCAACCCTCCAGTCCTCAGATGTTCAAGCAAATATTGCACTCAACGCACACCCAGGGCGCGTTGCTGCCGCCTCTTGTAATCGATCAGATCGCAGAGGAGCCCGCCAtggttgaggaagctgcTAAGCTCAAGTTCCTCACATACGGAGGTG GTTCCGTCAGCCGCGCAGCGGGTGACCTGCTCTCTAAGAGAACCAACCTGATCAATGTTCTTGGTAGTAGCGAGTGTGGGCTTATTGGCGCATATATGACCGAACCAGAGCACTGGGACTGGTTTCACTTcgccgagaaagagatgggAATCAAGTGGGAGCCCGTAGATGAAGCCAAGGAGAAGCCTGAGTTCTTTGAGATGGTTCTTCGCCGCGAGGAGCTCCCCCAGAAGCAGGCAGTTTTCGCAAACTTCCCAGACTTGGACGAATGGCACATGCGGGATATCTTCTATAGACACCCCACGATTCCATACTACTACAAGTACCAAAGTCGAAAGGATGACGTTATTGTCTTCTCGACCGGTGAAAAGACGAACCCCATCGACGTGGAAGCAGGAATCAATTCGCTCCCAGGGGTAGCGGCCAGCCTAGTGGTTGGGCATAAGCGGCCGTACCCTGTTCTTTTGGTTGAAttggcagcttctgcaaCAGTGGACGATACCCTACCAGACATACATAGAGtgctggaagagctcaacAAGCTGAGCATGAAATACGCGCAGATCCACCGCGGTGAcgtcctcttcgccgagccGGAGAAGCCCTTCGTTCGCACTCCTAAAGGGACGATAAACCGCAGCCAGACCAACAAACTGTATGCAGAGGAGATTGAAGCTCTATACAGCTCGGCCACAGAGATCCCAGATCAGGCACTCCAAGCTCGGCTGGATCCATCAACTGATGAAACCCTCACAGAGAGTATCGCGGCTATGGTCGGCGACCTCACGGAGGTCAAAGACCTAGGCATCAGTGATGACTTCTTCGCAAGTGGTTTAGACTCGCGTCAGGTACAGATACTGGCGGCAACATTGGCTCGATCTTTGCCAGACCAGAAAGATGTCCTGTTCCTACGCAATGCAGTGTACATGAATCCGACTGCGAGTGGATTGGTGAACTATATCCGCCGTAACGCTACGGAGGATGTATCAGCAACTCTTGATGCTCTATTCGAGAAGTATGAAGCTATTCGTGCCTTGGCATATCCAGTAACTAACGAA CCTCTCCTCGGCCTCCACGAAGAAGCCTATACACACCTTGTCTCAACCGTCACAGAAGTGATTCATTGCCAATGGCCAGTCACGTTCAACCTCCCGCTCGCCCTCTTTGAGCCCCAGTTTGCCGGTATCGTCAATCTCGTTCAGCTAGCTTATGACTCACAGCAGAACGCCCGCATCATTTTTCTCTCCTCAATCGCTACCATCCAGGGCTGGGATAAGGGTACGCCTGTCCCGGAGGCACCGCTTGATTTGATCAAATACACCCAAGGCGGGTACGGACAGAGCAAGATGCTTGCGAGCAAACTGCTCGGCCAGGCGGTTGCTACAAGCGGTGTTCATTCTGCAGTCTGCCGAGTCGGCCAGGTGGGCGGGCCTATTCATGGGGACGGTAAATGGCCTGAGCGCGATTGGTTCCCGACTCTCCTGCGTGCGTCTGAAGTCATGGGCGTCTTGCCGAATTCCATAGGACACTTCGACGACGTAGACTGGCTCCCTGTTGACTCTCTGTCCGCGGCCCTCGTCACACTCGCACTCGACCTGGACGATCTAGATACAGAGCAAACAGGACCCAAGACTAACAAAGGAGCAGCATATTACCACTTTACCAACCCCTCCGTCTCTTCATACCCAGAGCTCATCCCGGCAATTACACGCCATTTAGCAAATGGAACGTCCACCATGAAGCTTGAACTCGTCGACACCCTCGCTGAGTGGACCGAGCGGCTAGCTGCCTGGACGCCAACGAGCAATGGCACTGACTCCGGCGAGTCGAAGGCCGTGGAGTCATATATGACCGCAGCCACAGCCTTATTGGAGTTCTACCAGGGTTTGGCGAGTAACCTGGACCAACCGAATGTGATGCTCGATACGACCTTGACGACAGGGAAGATTCCTTATTTGACGACCGTTGGTGCCGTCAATGAATCTTGGATCGAGCTCTGGTTGGATCAGTGGGGGTTTAGGAAATAG
- a CDS encoding uncharacterized protein (transcript_id=CADANIAT00010165) has product MAANLVQIGGSCRVWHALAPRSDQERDIGGSSVRGFHIEIIDATTPEEIDAKTYPYNWNYDHRPVEYAARRSHLNVMQRILKERLASAIIMEDDADWDVSIKSQLQSFAIAVRALQGAADETTGSSSSPYGDDWDILWLGHCGIECSTDRPYYLTPADPTVPPPGHFLPYWRDPPPLARPDDARMTCPITDGVCSIVYAVSFRGAQRILAALSVNPSGLAEQIDIGAQFDVSLGRMCGSGYLRCFAPYPSLTGGYKSAGPAAKGSDINGPDDAMESSNEELRQGPFSHGVMYSTMLNVNQLLAGKQMVLATWDDVPIKEIDPAEVGVLEGSVQMPKNSP; this is encoded by the exons ATGGCCGCCAATCTCGTCCAGATCGGAGGTAGCTGCAGGGTCTGGCACGCTCTCGCACCTCGAAGCGATCAGGAACGAGACATTGGGG GCTCATCAGTCAGAGGGTTCCATATAGAGATTATCGATGCCACAACGCCTGAAGAAATTGATGCCAAAACTTATCCCTAT AACTGGAATTACGATCACAGACCAGTTGAGTACGCGGCTCGACGTTCGCACCTCAACGTTATGCAACG TATCCTAAAAGAACGCCTCGCAAGTGCGATCATCATGGAAGACGACGCAGATTGGGATGTATCCATCAAATCTCAGCTTCAGAGCTTTGCGATCGCCGTACGCGCTCTCCAAGGTGCGGCCGATGAAACCACTggaagctcaagctcaccCTACGGCGACGATTGGGACATCCTCTGGCTCGGGCACTGTGGTATCGAGTGCAGCACCGACCGTCCATACTACCTCACGCCCGCTGACCCTACGGTTCCGCCACCGGGCCATTTTCTGCCTTACTGGCGCGACCCTCCACCACTAGCAAGACCAGACGATGCCCGCATGACATGTCCCATCACCGATGGTGTCTGCTCCATCGTCTACGCCGTGAGCTTTCGCGGTGCGCAGCGCATACTTGCCGCCCTCTCAGTCAACCCCTCCGGACTTGCAGAGCAGATCGACATCGGCGCGCAGTTTGACGTCTCACTAGGCCGGATGTGTGGCTCCGGATACTTGCGCTGTTTTGCGCCGTACCCATCTTTGACGGGCGGATATAAATCTGCTGGTCCGGCGGCAAAGGGTTCTGATATCAATGGGCCCGATGATGCAATGGAGTCCTCCAACGAAGAGTTGAGGCAGGGGCCATTCAGTCACGGGGTAATGTACAGCACTATGTTGAATGTGAATCAGCTCTTAGCTGGAAAGCAAATGGTTCTCGCTACCTGGGATGATGTGCCAATCAAGGAGATTGATCCAGCAGAGGTCGGTGTGCTAGAAGGATCTGTACAGATGCCGAAAAATAGCCCTTGA
- a CDS encoding uncharacterized protein (transcript_id=CADANIAT00010166) — MLYLLLFITILTVTTRAADDDNHFTNPSSWTGINPEWKLGEEQVIAWETTLEVFNISFWQQSLFQQTAASQGNVYSKIHASDKVTNFSWVVQLYGFDLDYSNVFFFWINSDTPEGFTSAYFNITEPDPPSTGTDNATLSTASSNATSTTSSNTSPVITDPSISSLPQAADEREPGLTTTAKVALGVGLGVGLPILGALAVLIWQRSQSIDGTLKGDNGFRQPGVAELLGGILYKCQLRVEFWSKTLIYSQWDGFALDQIKFSQWPSPLSRKKGVTLLDATANAAFDVYTIVDNPESVPMAKPQCFWKSAALTSVAHLFA; from the exons ATGCTATATCTGTTGCTATTTATAACCATCCTCACTGTGACTACGAGAGcagctgatgatgataatcACTTCACGAATCCTTCCTCTTGGACAGGTATCAATCCGGAATGGAAGTTAGGGGAAGAGCAGGTCATTGCCTGGGAGACGACCCTAGAAGTGTTTAACATCTCCTTCTGGCAGCAGAGTCTCTTTCAACAGACGGCAGCAAGTCAAGGAAACGTTTATT CAAAAATCCACGCCAGCGACAAGGTCACAAACTTCAGCTGGGTTGTCCAGCTCTATGGCTTTGACTTGGACTACTCCAacgttttctttttctggatTAACTCTGATACTCCGGAAGGATTCACCTCCGCGTATTTTAACATCACCGAGCCGGATCCTCCCTCGACAGGCACCGACAACGCCACTCTCTCGACGGCATCCTCTAACGCCACCTCAACAACCTCGTCGAATACAAGCCCAGTGATCACGGAcccttcaatctcctccctACCTCAGGCCGCCGACGAGAGGGAGCCCGGACTGACAACAACTGCCAAAGTTGCACTCGGTGTAGGGTTGGGTGTCGGCCTTCCGATCCTAGGCGCCTTAGCAGTACTCATCTGGCAAAGATCACAATCGATTGACGGTACCCTAAAAGGCGATAATGGCTTCCGCCAACCAGGGGTAGCTGAGCTGTTGGGGGGAATA CTTTACAAGTGTCAGCTTAG GGTGGAATTCTGGTCAAAAACATTGATCTACTCTCAGTGGGACGGATTCGCACTTGACCAGATCAAGTTCTCACAATGGCCGTCGCCATTGTCCCGCAAGAAAGGCGTGACTCTCCTCGACGCGACAGCCAACGCGGCCTTTGATGTCTATACAATTGTAGACAATCCAGAGAGCGTGCCGATGGCTAAACCCCAGTGTTTCTGGAAAAGTGCCGCACTGACAAGCGTTGCGCACTTGTTTGCATAA